From the Terriglobales bacterium genome, one window contains:
- a CDS encoding MBL fold metallo-hydrolase, producing the protein MAYIQFLGAAGTVTGSKHLLNCSGDTTGKNGLQVLIDCGMFQGQKEWRERNWQPSPIPPREIEAVILTHAHLDHCGWIPRLVKDGFRGPIYATPATIDLCAVILPDSGHLQEEDAAFHNKVKSSRHSPALPLYTSEEAKASLEYFKPVNYGQTTQLSPECSFRFVRAAHILGSCLVEVTAKLNGSTRSLLFTGDVGRVRNTTIAPGKVVHSGPTEGESADLVVMESTYGNRQHPTTDPRPELAKLIKDTVVRGGSIIIPAFAVERTQKILFMIKDLMEQGAIPHIPVHTDSPMAIQAVNIFMKHAEEFSEEAKQLIARYGSPLTWKNFFFDTKVEDSKKINDSHYPMVIVSSSGMVTGGRIQHHLAQRLPDPKNLVLFIGFQAPGTRGATIKSGALSVKIFGQEIAIRAQVAALEQFSDHADTPELLEWLRTFKKQPAVTYLVHGEPAAASQLQQAMTSSLKWKVEIAQYMGKVEL; encoded by the coding sequence ATGGCATACATCCAATTTCTGGGCGCGGCGGGGACGGTCACCGGCTCCAAACATTTATTGAACTGCTCCGGCGACACGACCGGAAAAAACGGCTTGCAGGTGCTGATTGACTGCGGCATGTTTCAGGGACAAAAGGAATGGCGAGAGCGCAATTGGCAGCCTTCACCCATTCCACCTCGCGAAATTGAAGCTGTAATCTTGACCCACGCGCATCTTGACCACTGCGGCTGGATTCCGCGCCTGGTGAAAGACGGCTTTCGCGGCCCGATCTACGCCACGCCGGCCACGATTGATCTGTGCGCTGTCATACTGCCCGACAGCGGACACCTGCAGGAAGAAGACGCGGCTTTTCACAACAAAGTGAAATCTTCACGGCATTCGCCGGCACTGCCGCTCTATACCTCTGAAGAGGCGAAGGCATCGCTCGAGTATTTTAAGCCGGTAAATTACGGGCAGACGACGCAACTCAGTCCGGAGTGCAGCTTTCGTTTTGTGCGCGCCGCTCACATTCTGGGATCGTGCCTGGTGGAAGTTACCGCTAAGCTCAATGGCAGCACACGCTCATTGCTCTTTACCGGCGACGTTGGCCGCGTGCGTAACACTACGATTGCTCCAGGTAAGGTTGTCCACTCAGGCCCCACGGAAGGCGAATCGGCGGACCTGGTGGTAATGGAATCCACCTACGGCAACCGGCAGCATCCAACGACGGACCCGAGACCGGAACTCGCCAAGCTTATTAAAGACACGGTCGTGCGCGGTGGATCCATAATCATCCCCGCCTTCGCCGTCGAGCGTACGCAGAAAATCCTGTTCATGATCAAAGACCTGATGGAACAAGGCGCGATTCCACACATCCCGGTGCATACGGATAGCCCGATGGCTATTCAGGCGGTCAACATTTTCATGAAACATGCAGAGGAATTCAGCGAAGAGGCCAAGCAGTTGATCGCACGCTACGGTTCACCGTTGACCTGGAAAAACTTTTTCTTCGACACCAAAGTCGAGGATTCCAAGAAGATCAACGATTCACATTATCCGATGGTCATCGTCTCCTCGAGCGGCATGGTGACTGGAGGCAGAATCCAGCACCACCTGGCGCAACGCCTGCCTGATCCTAAAAATCTGGTGCTGTTCATCGGCTTTCAGGCCCCGGGAACACGCGGCGCCACCATCAAGAGCGGGGCTCTGTCCGTGAAGATTTTCGGACAGGAGATTGCGATCCGCGCCCAGGTTGCGGCGCTGGAGCAGTTCAGCGACCATGCCGACACGCCTGAACTGCTGGAGTGGCTGCGCACTTTCAAGAAACAGCCTGCGGTGACCTATCTTGTGCACGGCGAACCGGCGGCCGCTTCGCAATTGCAACAAGCCATGACATCCTCGCTGAAATGGAAGGTGGAAATAGCGCAGTACATGGGAAAAGTGGAGCTCTAG
- the trpD gene encoding anthranilate phosphoribosyltransferase: MIIEALHKLVNHEASLTREEARGVMGEILKGGATDAQVAALAVALHMKGETVEEIVGFAEAIRSAATPLALGIRPETSTPAAGDALVDTCGTGGDVSGTFNISTVTALVVAGAGVRVAKHGNRSATSQCGSVDVLEALGVNIAMPADRMGDCLQEAGIVFLFAQAMHPAMKYAQPARRQLRLQTVFNLLGPLTNPAGASAQVVGVYAESLVEKLAAALRMLGVARALVVHGSDGLDEITITDETKVADARPHQLLVYKISPEQFGMKRAPLKEILGGDVQVNAEIARAILKGEKSPRRDVVLLNAAAALMAAGKAETINDALPIAARSLDSGAAREKLEKLVSFTNRS; the protein is encoded by the coding sequence ATGATTATTGAAGCGCTGCACAAATTGGTGAATCACGAAGCGTCACTGACGCGCGAGGAAGCGCGCGGGGTGATGGGTGAAATCCTGAAGGGCGGGGCGACGGATGCGCAGGTGGCAGCACTGGCAGTCGCACTGCACATGAAGGGCGAGACGGTCGAAGAGATTGTAGGCTTTGCTGAAGCCATCCGCAGTGCGGCAACTCCGCTTGCTCTTGGGATTCGTCCGGAAACTTCCACTCCTGCAGCCGGCGATGCTCTGGTAGACACCTGCGGCACCGGCGGCGATGTCAGCGGAACATTCAACATCTCCACGGTCACCGCCCTGGTGGTGGCTGGGGCCGGCGTGCGCGTGGCCAAGCACGGCAATCGCAGTGCGACCTCGCAGTGCGGCTCGGTGGATGTACTCGAGGCGTTGGGCGTCAACATCGCCATGCCCGCTGACCGCATGGGAGATTGTCTTCAGGAGGCGGGCATTGTCTTTTTGTTTGCCCAGGCGATGCATCCGGCCATGAAGTATGCCCAGCCGGCACGGCGTCAATTGCGCCTGCAAACTGTGTTCAACCTGCTGGGGCCTTTGACCAATCCGGCCGGTGCCTCGGCACAAGTGGTGGGTGTTTATGCGGAATCGCTGGTTGAAAAACTCGCAGCCGCGCTTCGCATGCTGGGAGTAGCGCGCGCACTGGTGGTGCACGGCAGCGACGGACTGGATGAAATCACCATCACCGACGAAACTAAAGTCGCCGATGCACGCCCGCACCAGCTCCTGGTTTACAAAATTTCTCCGGAGCAGTTTGGAATGAAGCGTGCTCCGCTGAAAGAAATCTTAGGCGGCGATGTACAGGTCAACGCTGAAATCGCGCGCGCGATCCTTAAAGGTGAGAAGTCACCCCGGCGCGATGTGGTCCTGCTGAACGCCGCAGCCGCGCTGATGGCTGCAGGAAAAGCTGAAACTATCAATGACGCCCTGCCCATAGCGGCCCGGTCGCTCGATTCCGGGGCCGCACGGGAAAAGCTGGAAAAATTGGTGTCGTTTACCAACCGCTCTTAA